A section of the Bacteroides sp. genome encodes:
- the gdhA gene encoding NADP-specific glutamate dehydrogenase: protein MDLEKIMADLEKKNPGQPEFLQAVKEVLETIEDVIKENPKYDANNIIERIIEPDRVISFKVEWLDDKGNVNVNRGYRVQFNNAIGPYKGGLRFHPSVTLGGLKFLGFEQTFKNALTTLPMGGAKGGSDFNPKGKSNAEIMRFCQSFMAELYRYIGPDTDIPAGDIGVGGREIGFLYGMYKKLVNTHNGVMTGKGRNWGGSLIRPEATGFGNVYFAEEMLKTRGESLKGKIVAVSGFGNVSWGSIIKANQLGARVVTISGPDGYVYDPDGISGEKIDYLLELRASNQDIVKPYTYEFPNAQFFEGKRPWEVKCDVALPCAIQNELNAQDAQNLVNNGVICVSEGANMPCTPEAMEIFLNAKILYAPGKASNAGGVATSGLEQTQNAMKLNWTAKEVEDKLHQIMVNIHEACVKYGKEENGFVNYVKGANVAGFIKVADAMIDQGVI, encoded by the coding sequence ATGGACTTAGAAAAGATCATGGCAGACCTGGAAAAGAAAAATCCAGGACAGCCCGAGTTTCTGCAGGCAGTTAAGGAAGTACTTGAAACGATTGAAGACGTCATCAAAGAGAATCCCAAGTATGATGCCAACAACATTATTGAAAGGATCATTGAACCCGACAGGGTTATTTCTTTCAAGGTTGAATGGCTTGACGACAAGGGCAATGTCAATGTTAACCGTGGCTACCGTGTTCAATTCAACAATGCAATTGGTCCTTACAAGGGCGGTTTGCGTTTTCACCCCAGTGTAACGCTTGGCGGATTGAAATTCCTTGGTTTTGAGCAGACTTTCAAGAACGCGCTTACGACTCTTCCAATGGGAGGTGCCAAAGGGGGTAGCGATTTCAATCCCAAAGGAAAATCCAATGCTGAGATCATGCGCTTCTGCCAGAGCTTTATGGCCGAACTCTACCGTTATATCGGACCTGATACCGATATTCCTGCGGGTGACATTGGCGTTGGTGGCCGTGAAATAGGCTTTCTTTATGGGATGTACAAGAAACTGGTCAACACCCACAACGGTGTGATGACAGGCAAAGGTCGCAACTGGGGAGGCAGCCTTATCCGTCCCGAAGCAACCGGTTTCGGTAATGTTTATTTTGCCGAAGAAATGCTTAAAACCCGCGGTGAATCATTGAAAGGAAAAATTGTTGCAGTTTCTGGTTTTGGTAACGTTTCCTGGGGCTCCATCATCAAGGCTAATCAATTGGGTGCAAGGGTTGTAACCATTAGCGGCCCCGATGGTTATGTGTATGACCCCGATGGCATCAGTGGCGAAAAGATCGATTACCTGCTTGAACTGCGCGCATCTAACCAGGACATTGTTAAACCTTACACCTATGAGTTCCCCAATGCCCAGTTCTTTGAAGGAAAGCGTCCTTGGGAAGTGAAATGTGATGTGGCTCTCCCATGCGCCATACAGAACGAATTGAACGCCCAGGATGCCCAGAACCTGGTCAATAATGGCGTAATTTGCGTTTCGGAAGGGGCAAACATGCCTTGCACGCCCGAAGCCATGGAGATCTTCCTCAACGCCAAGATTCTTTACGCACCTGGAAAAGCTTCCAACGCAGGCGGTGTTGCTACCTCCGGTCTGGAGCAGACCCAGAACGCAATGAAATTAAATTGGACTGCCAAAGAAGTGGAAGATAAACTTCACCAAATTATGGTCAACATCCATGAAGCTTGCGTAAAATATGGCAAAGAAGAGAATGGATTTGTTAACTATGTAAAAGGCGCCAACGTAGCTGGTTTCATCAAAGTGGCCGATGCTATGATTGACCAAGGCGTTATTTAA
- a CDS encoding PEP/pyruvate-binding domain-containing protein gives MQKRIINVLLICSNYDAFMLEEDGRINEKIFLEYTSKNLRYPPQFTKASSSEEAFELLEEKEFDLVITMLNVGKIDAFEMAKKVKKRYSKIPIVVLTHFSREVSIKLSNEDLSGIDYVFSWLGNSSLLLAIIKLLEDRMNAEFDIDVIGVQAILLVEDSIRYYSSYLPTIYKVIFDQTNELMTEGLNEHRKTMRMRARPKILLAKTYEEAVSLFEKYHQNLLGVISDISYSRKGKNDKEAGIRFARHIRKADSQLPIMLQSSDEWDEGIMQELRVSFINKYSKTLLVELKQYIRENYGFGDFVFKEPLTGREEDRANNLHSLQVKIARVPAKTLEYHVSNNHFSRWLKARALFSLANVFAEKSREDFGNIEEIRSYLIDTIANYRRTKGRGIIASYFDEYAVFTRLGDGQLGGKARGLAFIDSVINKYKIMYQWEGVTVAIPRTVVITTDMFDEFMEENELYEFALSNASDEEILERFVEARTPSRLKSYVKDIAGFFNAPLAIRSSSLLEDSHYQPFAGVYSTYMISNNHPERSVRMQQLEQAIKSVYASVFFRESKAYISATSNVIDEEKMAVVIQEVAGRSYGNKFYPTLSGVARSVNFYPIEPERYEDGVANIAFGLGRTIVEGGISLRFSPKYPEKALQLSNPDFALRDSQKDFFSLNMDPEKFRPSINDAENLFKLKIRDALSDASLKYIASTYDYEDHIVRDGIYESGKVIITFSNILQHNVFPLADILKTLLEIGLKEMNNQVEIEFAANLDVPEGQNKGFNFLQIRPVVETQERHRIKINSCVPEKSIIISHQALGNGLLDTIRDFIYVKPDSFNPASTKEIAQVVDRLNSQFVNNNGNYILVGPGRWGSADPWLGIPVKWAQISAARLIVEAGLKDFHIDPSQGTHFFQNLTSFNVGYFTINPFIGEGHYDLEFLNKQKAVYEDQFVRHLKFTDPVIIKIDGSKKTGIVLKPEK, from the coding sequence ATGCAAAAACGAATCATTAATGTGCTTTTAATTTGCAGCAACTATGATGCCTTTATGCTGGAAGAAGACGGGCGTATTAACGAAAAAATCTTTCTTGAATACACTTCCAAGAACCTGCGTTACCCCCCGCAATTCACTAAGGCCAGCTCCTCTGAAGAAGCATTTGAACTGCTAGAAGAAAAAGAATTCGACCTGGTAATTACGATGCTGAATGTGGGGAAGATTGATGCCTTCGAGATGGCCAAAAAGGTAAAAAAGCGTTACTCAAAGATCCCAATTGTGGTGCTGACACATTTCTCACGTGAAGTTTCAATAAAACTATCCAATGAGGATTTAAGCGGCATTGATTATGTCTTCTCATGGTTGGGTAATTCAAGTCTGTTGCTGGCCATTATCAAACTGCTGGAAGATCGCATGAATGCTGAATTTGACATTGACGTGATCGGAGTTCAGGCAATCTTGCTGGTTGAAGATTCAATCAGGTATTATTCATCTTACCTTCCAACCATTTATAAGGTCATTTTTGACCAAACTAATGAGCTGATGACAGAAGGCCTGAATGAGCACCGGAAAACCATGCGGATGCGTGCAAGGCCCAAGATACTCCTTGCAAAAACCTATGAAGAGGCTGTAAGCCTGTTTGAAAAATACCACCAGAACTTGCTGGGAGTCATTTCCGACATCAGTTATTCGAGGAAAGGTAAAAACGATAAAGAAGCGGGGATTCGCTTTGCCAGACACATCCGCAAAGCAGACAGCCAATTGCCCATTATGCTGCAATCGTCAGATGAGTGGGATGAAGGCATCATGCAGGAACTCAGGGTCAGTTTTATTAACAAATACTCAAAAACTCTCCTGGTTGAACTAAAACAATATATCCGGGAGAACTATGGTTTCGGGGATTTTGTATTTAAGGAACCCCTGACAGGAAGGGAAGAGGACCGGGCAAACAACCTGCATTCCTTACAGGTAAAGATTGCCAGGGTTCCCGCAAAAACGCTAGAATACCATGTGTCGAATAATCACTTCTCTCGCTGGCTTAAGGCCCGTGCACTGTTTTCACTAGCCAATGTATTCGCCGAAAAAAGCCGTGAAGATTTTGGAAACATTGAAGAAATTCGCAGTTATCTTATTGACACCATCGCCAATTACCGTCGTACCAAAGGCCGGGGGATCATTGCCAGTTATTTTGATGAATATGCAGTCTTCACCCGACTTGGAGATGGCCAATTGGGGGGCAAAGCCAGGGGCTTAGCCTTTATCGACTCGGTGATCAACAAGTACAAAATCATGTATCAATGGGAAGGGGTTACGGTTGCTATTCCCAGAACAGTTGTCATTACCACTGATATGTTCGATGAGTTCATGGAAGAAAATGAACTCTATGAATTTGCCCTTTCAAATGCAAGTGATGAAGAGATCCTCGAACGTTTTGTTGAAGCTCGCACCCCTTCACGTCTGAAATCTTATGTCAAGGACATTGCAGGATTCTTCAATGCACCGCTTGCCATTCGTTCAAGCAGTTTGCTCGAAGATAGCCACTATCAGCCTTTTGCCGGGGTGTATTCCACCTATATGATCTCTAACAACCATCCAGAGCGTTCCGTGCGAATGCAACAACTCGAGCAAGCTATAAAAAGCGTTTATGCTTCCGTATTTTTTCGTGAAAGCAAAGCCTATATTTCTGCTACTTCCAACGTGATCGACGAGGAAAAAATGGCCGTGGTGATTCAAGAGGTAGCCGGAAGGTCATATGGCAACAAGTTTTACCCTACCCTTTCAGGCGTTGCACGCTCAGTGAACTTCTACCCTATTGAGCCTGAGCGTTATGAAGATGGAGTTGCCAACATTGCATTTGGTCTGGGGCGCACCATTGTGGAAGGAGGTATTTCTCTGCGCTTCTCCCCAAAGTATCCTGAAAAGGCTTTGCAACTCTCCAATCCTGACTTTGCCCTCCGCGACAGTCAGAAAGATTTTTTCAGCCTTAATATGGATCCCGAAAAATTCAGACCGAGTATAAATGATGCCGAAAACCTCTTTAAACTTAAGATCCGTGATGCCCTTTCAGATGCTTCACTAAAATATATTGCCTCCACCTATGATTATGAGGATCATATTGTTCGTGATGGCATTTACGAGTCAGGAAAAGTGATCATTACCTTTTCAAATATTTTACAGCACAACGTTTTTCCTTTGGCTGATATCCTGAAAACCCTGCTGGAAATCGGGCTAAAAGAAATGAACAACCAGGTAGAAATTGAATTTGCTGCCAACCTGGATGTACCGGAAGGTCAGAACAAGGGGTTTAATTTCCTGCAAATCAGGCCTGTGGTGGAAACCCAGGAGCGCCATAGGATCAAAATCAATTCCTGTGTGCCTGAGAAATCCATTATCATCAGTCACCAAGCTCTTGGAAATGGACTTTTAGACACCATCCGTGATTTCATTTATGTGAAGCCCGACTCATTCAATCCTGCTTCCACCAAAGAAATTGCCCAGGTCGTTGACCGGCTGAATAGTCAGTTTGTAAACAACAACGGCAATTATATCCTTGTTGGGCCAGGCCGCTGGGGATCAGCCGATCCCTGGCTTGGTATACCTGTCAAATGGGCACAGATATCAGCAGCCAGACTCATTGTGGAGGCCGGATTGAAAGATTTTCACATAGACCCCAGCCAGGGCACTCATTTCTTCCAAAACCTCACCTCGTTTAATGTCGGTTATTTCACAATTAACCCTTTTATCGGCGAAGGACATTACGACCTTGAATTCCTCAATAAACAAAAGGCCGTTTATGAAGATCAATTCGTCAGGCATTTGAAATTTACTGACCCTGTCATCATAAAAATAGATGGAAGCAAAAAGACCGGAATTGTTTTAAAACCAGAAAAATAA
- a CDS encoding NAD(P)H-dependent oxidoreductase subunit E, producing the protein MRIKRIVPDPPAQPQFPAVDLSPMDALINKFKGKKGNMIPLLQGTQTLFGYIPREAFLKLNLDTGLNLSELYGVATFYAQFRLTPSGKHIIKMCHGTACHVQNVTAITDELLDFLEVKDGETTPDGLFTVETVACLGCCSLAPVMMVDEETHGKLTPKEALKIIKEIRRNEVQ; encoded by the coding sequence ATGCGCATAAAAAGGATAGTACCTGATCCCCCAGCCCAACCCCAATTCCCTGCGGTCGATTTGTCACCAATGGATGCGCTGATTAATAAATTTAAGGGAAAAAAGGGAAATATGATCCCCCTACTCCAGGGAACCCAAACCCTGTTTGGTTACATCCCCCGGGAAGCCTTTCTCAAGCTTAACCTAGATACTGGACTTAATCTGAGTGAATTATATGGTGTTGCCACCTTCTATGCACAGTTCCGGCTTACCCCTTCAGGGAAGCATATCATCAAGATGTGTCATGGAACGGCTTGCCACGTGCAGAATGTCACTGCCATCACGGATGAGTTGCTTGACTTCTTAGAAGTTAAAGACGGAGAGACGACCCCTGATGGCCTTTTTACTGTGGAAACCGTCGCCTGTTTGGGTTGCTGTTCCCTTGCTCCTGTCATGATGGTGGATGAAGAAACCCACGGGAAGCTGACTCCAAAGGAAGCCCTTAAGATTATTAAAGAAATACGTCGCAACGAAGTCCAGTAA